The DNA sequence CCCAGAGTTTTCCCTCTTCGATCACGTCGATGCCGGGGAGATGGCAGAATGTATGTTCTAGCAAAGATCCCCCTTGGTGTGCTAACCCTTAGTTTTGAAAAACGCCTTTTTTCCTACAAGGAAGAATAACGTGAATGCCAGAATAGTATAAAGATAAAATGGAAGATTTCCCCATTCTGAATAGAATGTATTTCCTCCATTTTTCAATTTTGTCGCAGGAAGTAAAAAGGATCTGGTGTCCTTCTCTCCATATCTTGTCGCGTGATTTAAACTTCTACCGTAAGGATCTACCGCAAATGAAATTCCTGTGACTGCCGGGCGCACAAATGTGAGCCCGAATTCTATTGCTCTAAATCGGACCGCTCCTCCATGTTGCCAAGCTTCTACTTGGGAAGAGAACCAGGAATCATTGGTTGGATTTACAAAAAACGTAAACGTATCCTTGGATGCAAATTTTACGGATTCTCTAACTAAATCGGGAAACATCGCCTCATAACAGATCAAAGGTAGGATCTGATACGAAACATTTTCTTCTTTGCCGGAGCTAGTTAAAATTGGACGAAAATGATCCGGATTTTGGATCAAAGGAGTTTCTTCTTCCGTAGGCAAAGAAGGAATTCTTTCTCTTCTAAAAGAACGAATCCCTAGAAGAGGTTTAGGATCTCCTCCTGTAATATAAAAGGAAGTTTCCTTAAACAATTTTCTTAGAAAAGGGAATGTAGATTCGAAAGGAATATATTCTCCGAACGCGAGTAATCTTCTTTTGTCATAACGTTCCACTTCTCCATTGGAAGAAGAAAGAAGTGTTACCTGGTTTTTTAAACCTTCTGGGAAACGATTCAATTCATTGTATAAAATATCTGCGCCGGTCTTATACGTTAGATACATTAAAGCGCCATGGAATGTAGAAGAATACACTCCTTGTCCCAGATTTTCATTCGGAATAGTTCCGTGAAATGGAACAGCTGACTCAGGTAAGAATAAAAGATCAGGAGGTGGAGAAGTTTCCAAAGAAGAACGAAGACCTAACTCAAGACTAGTGCTGATCGTTTGTCCTACGAATTCCGGATTTTCAGCCAATTCTCTTTTGCCGGGAGATGTATTTGGTTGTATTAGGACCCCTGAGAGTTTTAAGATCCCATCTTCTATGGCAGGAGTGGAATTTGGAACAGTATAATCAGGAGCGGAATAAAGTCTAAAACCACCCAAGGTCCAAACAATTCCGAAAATGAGGATCCCTGCAATCCCGTATCTTTTTAATGCAGGGTTTTTGATCAATACTAAGGAAGAACTTCCTAGGAGTAGAAAAAATCCTACTCCAAATATTCCGGTCCAGGATGCTACTTGCGAAAAAGAAAGATTTCCTTCCGCTAAATTTCCCCAGTACCATGGGAAAAGTTGAGGCATAATCAGATCTGATAGAACTCCCCAAATAGGAAAAATCACCCAGCCGAATAGAGTAAGTTTCTCGGGAGAATTAATGTATTTATTATATAAGAATAAACTAAAATTCCATCCCAAGTAAAAGATGATCAGTTTAAAATGGGAGAAGATCCCATACACTAGAAATAAAGTCCAGGAAATGCTCGCGCCTGCTCCCGAAATTGCGGAAATAGAGGAAGGAATCCAAAAAAATACGATTAAATTGATAGTCTGAGAAAGCCCTAAAAGCCAGAAAATCGCAGATCTAAGTTTCCATTCTCTTAATTCTAAAAATAGAATATATGCACAGAATGCGGATAGCCCTCCCGCCGGAAAAAACTCGAAGGGCTCCATTCCGAAAAGGATTCCGGACGCAATTCCGATCAGGCATAAAAATGGACGGATCGGATTTCTGGAGAACCGGATCATTTACCTTGCAAACGTCTTTGGTCTTCTTCTAAGGCCTTTCTTCTTGCGTAAGCCTCCGCTTCTTCTTGGCCTAAAATTTTAACTCTGATCTCATTTAGAGCTTTATCTCTCTCTTCAGGTCTTGCAGTCGGATGAGCCTTAAGCCAATTCTGTTCTTCTTGTGCGGTTTGCTCTTCCTTCTTCTTTTCCGCGTCTATTTCTTTTAGGACTTTTTCGATCCTATCGGCTCCGTCCTTACCGAAATATTTTTCTCGGATCGCACGAACCTGAGGATCTTTTTCTGCGGCAGATAATTTATTCAGGTCTGCTTCTTTAAAATAAAGTTCAGTTTCGTATTTATTGAACTTAGGCTCTCTTTTATAGATCGTATTATAATAATTTCCGTAAACTCCCTTACGATATTCTTCATATCTTGCGAGCTTTTTATCTCCGGAAAGATTTTTGACTTCGTTTAAGAATTGATCGTATCCGAATTGGAACTCCTTCTCCGCTTCTTCCAATCCGAAGATCAGCTTAGCATCTTGGTCGGAAAAAAGTTCTCTTCTCTTCTTCTTTATGATTTCGTAAATTTCTTCCTGGCTTTTGCCTCTAGGTTGTTCGAATTCTCTTAATACGATCTCGTAAGAAAGATACTTTCTAAAAAGACCGACGAGTCTTTCCCCATCTGCTCCGGGATATTGTTCCAAGATGAAAGCTTTTACTATTTCGTTACACTGTTCCGGAGTATAATCCGCGGGACATTTCCTTCTTAATTCCCAAAGAGAAGATACAAGATCTAATTCACCATTCGCAGCATATTTCAGTATCTCGTCGTAGCTTAACCATTGGCCGTCTTTATATAATTCGCGAGAAGTGGCCATGATCTCCGGATTAATGATCCATTCTCCATTCTCGTTTTGGGTCACAGTAAAGCCTGGAGAGTCTCCTCCATCAAAACCGAATTCTTTGCCGGTCGAGCCGGGTTCCCAAAGAAGGAATACGATCAATACTATAAGGATTAAAAAACCAGAGGCAAAAAGCCAGATTTTCGGGGGGATTTCTTTTAAACGTTCTAACATTTGAAATATTTACCGGTTGGAAAGCATTGAAGGTATTGATCGGGCACGAGAAGGCAAGAGTTTTTACGGAAAATAAATTGGCGATTCAGGTCCTTTTTTAAAAGATTCCTTCATGTCTCTTCCTATTCTTTTTTATCCGGAAGGAACCGTCGGGGCTTCGGAAATTTTTTCTCATTTCCGGAATTTGGATATTAGATCCTATCCAGCCAAATCTCCGGAAGAGATCGAAAAGTTTAAACCTACTATCTTAATTGCAAACACTAGACTGAAGGTGAATCAAGATACATGTCGTACATTTCCTAGTGTGAAAATTTTTGCAACAGTGAGTTCCGGAACAGACCATGTGAATTTTTCGGATCTAAAAAAAGAGTCCAGAGTATTCATTAATTCTCCTGGAAGCAATGCAGGCTCGGTTGCTGAATATTGTTGGGTATCTTTACTTCATTTTTTTTCGGAAGAAGAACTTAAAAAGAAGAATGTTGGTATCATCGGCTTCGGAAATACGGGCAAAAAATTTGCTAAAATTCTAGAAGAGAAGAAGGTCCCCTATATCTATAACGACCCATTTATCAAGGATCGTTCCGTTCCTTTGGATGAAATATTAAAATGTTCCATAGTAAGTCTTCATGTTCCTCTTACTACCAATGGTCCTTATCCTACATTGAACCTACTCGACAAAGATAAAATTTCTAAATTGAAAGAAGGTACACTTCTTCAGAATACAAGTAGGGGAGAGGTTTGGTCGGAAGAAACATTCCAAACAATTTTAGATAGGACCGATCTGCACAAGGTAATGGATGTATTTTATCCGGAGCCTCCTAAGGGGAAAATCGCAGAACAAATGGCGAGTTTAGAAAATTCAATTTTCACTCCTCATATTGCAGGTTATAGCCAACTGGGAAGATTACTCGGTACCTATAGACTTGCTGAGAAGTTATGCATTCTATATAAAGAGAATAAACTTCCTCCACTTTCCGAATTTTTAAAAACGAATCAACCAATCTCTACGGAAACTTTTTTAAAAGAAGAAGATCTGAAATTGAGAGAGTCTTGGAAGAATGCAGACTGGGAATATTTTGAAAGAAGAAGGAATTCTTACCCCGCCAGAAAAGACCTGGGACTTGCGGATCTAGATTAAAAAAGCCTGCAGGTGTTTCAGGAAAAAAATAACTATTTTACCAAAGCCTTCTCGCTCGGAAACAAAAGGTATTTAGGTCTTGTTTTAGCAAGAATATCATCGATTACGAAAACTTCCCTCGTACCTCTTTTTCTTTCGAAAGGTGCTTCATATAAAAATCCTAAGAATACAAGTTCGGAATTTTGATGAGTTACTAGATCATCTTGTCTCACTTTACGAGTGATATCTAAAGATAAAATTTTCCAGCCTGAAAAATTGAAATGTGTGAGTAGTATCTTTTTCTGATCCAAGCTAGAATCCCTAACTAAAATAAAAAGAGAACCTCCACCATCATTTGCATATACATGGAACTTGAACTCTTTTACAAATTCTTTGGAAGACCAAGGCTTCTTGAATAAGATTTGGAAGGATTGGTTTTTTTCCGCAGTTAACTCTACATATAAAGATTTTTCGGATTCTCTTTCCGGAGTTCTAAATACGGTTGAGATCCTTACTTCAGGAGTAAAATCAGGGCCCAGTTTTGCTTTTACGTTTTCTTCTCCGAAGATCTCCGTTTCAAAATCTTGGACCACGTATTCTTTATAAATTCCGGAAAGATCTTTGGATAAGATTGGGCCAGTTAGGATAAAAATCCAAATGAGTATCATTATGGAAAAAATCTGTCCCATGTTTTTTATTTCGGCCAGATTCTCAAAAAAAACTACCATCTCCTTTATTTTCCTAAGATCCATTTCTCTAAAAACTTGATGGTGTATCCCTCTTTCCGAGAATTAGTACTATGGATCCTTCGGAAGATTCTTATTTCCCAACTCAATTAGATTTCGGAGACGCATTCCGTTCTGCTTTTCATGAGTTTTTCGGAGATGAAAAAGATTTACAATACGAATTGTATGATCTAAAATCCGAAGGGTCGGGGCCAAAAGCAAAATGGGCTACCTTCTCCATTCGAAATCCATTAGGTGGTCGATCTATTGTTTTTAGATTCGATCCTGATTCCGGGACCTTCTACGCTATGTTAAAAGTACAGGTGATCCCCGGGGAAGAAGATTGGAGTCTGGATTCTTTCTTTCAGAAAAATGGTTTTTCTGAGATTGGTTCTGTAGAAGTGCAAAACATGGCAGGAGAATGGCTCTTTCATTCTTTAGCCAGACACTATTTGGGGATTATTTTCAGTCATTGCCCCCGAATTCTAGAGCCTGATTATAAGTTGGATCTCTAAACTAATCCGGAACATAACCAATAATATTCGGGCAAATAGGCGATTTGTGACCCAAAAAAGATGGGAAAGATTTCGAGTAAATTTGTTATTAAGTAAAAGGCCCGGGCATGAAACGTATCGTTCTATTACTCAGTATCTTTCAGATCTTATATTGTAACCAAGCTAAGGAAGTGAATATAGACGCTTCCCAATCCTTAGTAGGTCTCGGCTTGGATCTGACATTCTCCAACCAACTCCAACCGACGGATACTGGGGCTGAGTTTGTAGCCGTGGGTCTTGTTTGCTCTTTATGGACAAGTAAAGATGGAACTACTTGGACTGCGACCTCTTCCGCCTTTCCGGATTGCTCCGGCGGAGAATTATACTCGGTCGCATATGGGAACGGTTTATTTGTAGCTGTAGGTACACTTAGTGCTGCTTTTACAACCAGAACGAATAATTGCGGACTTTGGACTAGCGCAGATGCAGCTACCTGGACTAGGATCCCTTGTCCGAATTCTGCTACATATCCTACCCCAGGAAATCTACCATTGCGCACCATTACTTATGGCTCAGTTGGGGGGGTGAATAAATTCATCGCAACAGGTTCCAAATTTGTCTACGGTGACGGAGGAAAGGCTTATCTTATCCAAAGTTTGGATGGAGTTACATGGACAGTAATGGAAGATGTCGCAGGACCAGATTATGGGTCTGTTGATGCTTCTTGTTTGATTGCATTTCATAATAATATAATGTATTGTTCCCTGGAAGTGGGGTCCTATACCGCTTTTATAAGATATAATCCTGCAGCCTCCATTAATGCTCGGGAATCATTTCCACCAGCGGGTAGTTCCCTGGAATCGATGCTGTGGAATCCTCCGACAGCATCTCCTTACGAAATGACTACATTTCAATTTTTCAGATCACGCTCAAATGACTTCTATGTGGTTGGGACTAGATCAGGTGATTCTGTATCTGTGAGTTCCAAAATGAACTCTAACGGAACATGGCCTGCTTCTGTAGCTACAGGTTTCGGAACAAATAATAGACCAAACGGTTTTGCAAGCGATGAGTCCGGAAATATCTACACTTTCGGATATAACTGCAAGTGGGCCTATTCTTCTAACCAAGGAACTTCTTGGACTTCAATAAATGCTCTGGATACTTGTGGAGGCTCGAGCGGATACAATGACTGGATGTCCGCGGTGTATAGCTCAAAACTAAATCGGATCGTAGTAGTTGGGGATTCAGGTTCTATTGGTACTACAGGGGTTTCTCCGACTCTAAGTAGCGATTGGACATACTTGCAAGTTCCCGGTATCACTCTTGGAATTAATTCAGTAACTAGCAGAAATAAGTAAGATTTGCAAAACCTAGATCTAAAATAAATCTGGGAAGAAGATGGACCCAATTCTAATTATAGTAATCGTATCCGGATTTTTCGTAGGGATCGTGTACGGACTCTGGATCAAAAAAAGACATAAAGACATAAAGAATTAAAATAATCTGATATAGTTCCGCATCCCTCACTTAAGGGATTATAAAATTTTTTTGAAAATGTAAGTCCTAGATCATTCGTTTGTTCTCTAATATATAGAGATGAAGAACAAAAGATTCGAATTGAAACTTTGGAAATTCTATCGGATGATCAGACCGCTGATGGCGATCTTGATTTCATTAGCGTTCTTGTTAGTGAGTATTTATCTTCCGATCAAGGTTTGAAAATTTTCATCTAAGAAGATTCATTTAAATTTCGCAGTTATCCTGAGGAAGGAATAACATAGATTTAAGAAATACTTTCAGGACTTCTCTGCCTACAGTCTGCAAAGCCCTTTTATTAGAAATATCCGACTGTATCTGCAAACCGTCAAAAAGCGCGAGTAGAGTCCTTGCAGAAAGTTCGGGAGAAAGATCCGCTTTGATCTTACCATTTTCCTGAGATTCTTTAATGGTCTTAGCGAAAAGTTTTTCCAAAGAATCATAAAAACTTAATATTTCTTTTTCCATTGCGCCACAGGCTGTTGCTTCCGCAAACAAACGAGGGCTACAATTTCCCTCAACTGCCAGACGATTCGCGAGTCTTTCTAAATATTCCACTAAGCGGAGGTGAGGAGGAAGTGCTTTTACTTCAGGTTCTTCGAATCCGAATCTTTCCCATGACAAAAAGTTTTGGATAAGAGTATCTCTGATCTCTTCTTTACTTTCGAAATGAAAATAGATCCCACCTTTTGTAAGGCCGGCAGCATCCGCAATATCCTGGACGGAGGTCCTTTCGAAACCCTTACTAAAGAAACATTGCATAGCAGCCTGAAGGATGGATTCCTTTCGGACCTCCTCCGGCATTTTTTTCCAGCCAGGTTTTGCTTTGCTGAGTTTCATTCCTTGCCCTCTGTTTCTATCTATTTCCTTCGCCCGTCAAACGAATTCTCCAAATTTCCTAAAAATAAATACCAACCGGTAGGAATTTTTATTGACTCACCCAGTCAAATAAATACCGAATGGTAGGAAATTAATTGAGTGAGAATTTTATGATCCAGGCATTATCAAAGGAAGGAATTTCATCCGAACTAAAACTTCCAAACGGCCAAATACTCAAAAACAGAATTGTTAAAGCATCTATGGAAGAAGGTCTTTCGGATAAGGAATTCCTTCCTAGCCAAAGATTATTCAAACTTTATGAAAGATGGTCCAAATCAGGTGCGGGCCTTCTTCTTACTGGAAACGTAATGGTGGACCTGAATGGACTTACCGGTCCGGGCAATGTGATCTTAAGAAAGGATATGGATCTTTCTTCTCTCAAAAAATGGGCAGAGATTGGGCAATCAGGCGGTTCCAAAATTTGGATGCAGATCAATCATCCTGGAAGACAAACATTCAGTTTTGTGAATGAAACGCCTGTTGCTCCTTCCCCGATAAAAGTGCATATACCTGGAAGAATGTTCGCGAAAGTTTTTGGAGAACCAAGAGCATTAAGCGGAGAAGAGATCAAAGTCCTCATCCAAAAGTTCATAGATGCTGCAGTTATAGCTGAAAAAGCGGGATTCAATGGGGTAGAAGTCCATTCTGCCCATGGTTATTTATTAAACCAATTCCTTTCCCCAATGACCAATATTAGAAAAGATGAATGGGGTGGCTCTTTAGAAAATCGAGCCAGATTTCTTTTAGAAGTTTTGAAAGGGATCAAAGCAGCTGTTCGATCCGATTTCGGAATTGGAGTTAAATTGAATTCTGCGGACTTCCAAGGTGGAGGTTTCCAAGAAGAAGATTCTATCCAAGTGATAAAAATGCTCGAGCCGATCGGATTGGATCTTTTGGAAATTTCAGGAGGGAATTACGAATCTCCTGCAATGCAAGGAACAGGTACAAACAAAAGAGAAGCTTACTTTTTAGATTTTGCTAAGAAGGCAAAAGAGATAACCAAGATCCCTCTATTAGTTACCGGAGGATTCAGGACTAAGTCCGTAATGGAAGAAGCTATACTTTCTAAAGAGGCAGACTTAGTAGGGATAGCTGCACCGTTTGCATTTCATCCTACATTCGTAAACGGATTACTTTCCGGGAAAATAGAAAAGGTCTCCGTAGAAATACCTAAACTTTCAAACCCAGCATTAAATTCACTTTCTAAGATGTCCGCTATCCGTCTTCAGTTCAGAAGAATGGGAGAAGGAAAAGAACCTAGGCTACCGGGCTCTTTGATTTGGAATATGATCGCCGATCAAGTTAGAGGAAGACGTAACGTTAAAAATTATAAGAGTCTGCTTCGCAGACTCTTGAAGCCTGCGTAGCAGACTATAGAAAATTTTTGGAACGAATTTCTTTAAAGCGGATCGTATACTGAAACGACTTGATCCATTGAATAGCAAACCTTAAACCGTCCGTCGGGGTATCCGACGGACTTTTTTTTATTTATTTTCTGGAGAGAGAATTCTCTTGTACTTTTGCTCCTAACATCAAAGGAGATTCTTTTAATAAGAAAGAAAGAGCTAAGTTCAATACAGCCAAGCCTATGAATATTTTTAAGAATAGGTCTATTCCTAAAAAGTTCAGACCTAAAATAAAGAAGATCCCGGAAATCTGACCGATCCAAAGTAAAAGTCCTTGCGAAGAAGATTCAGGCGCAGGGGAGGTGATCTCCGCACAATATTGGAATCCGATTGGTGCGCCAATTCCGAGCAAGAAGAATCCGATCAAGAATGCTCCAGTTAGAACTAATGTATAATCATTCGCTAAAGAGAATAATAACAGTCCAGGCAAAAATCCAGCCATTGAGATCACTAAGAAAGGTTGTCTTTTTCCAACCTTATCTGAGATCAATGGGACAAAGACACCTGCGATAATTCCCGACATTAACATCATTCCAGCAATTTCTCCGGACTGGGTCATGTTGAGTTGTTTTGTTTCGCAGATCTGATCTATACAAGTGCTGACAGCATTAAATACTCCTAATCCAATCAGGAATAAAAGTAAGGACTTTCTCATGTCCTTTTGGTTTAAGATATGTTTCAAACCTTCGAATACTTTAAATTTAGAATCTTGTAATTTCGAATTGTCCGGAGCAGTCGGTGGCTTCTCTCTGAAGAATGCCAAGAATATTACAGCGCCTACCATAGCTACTAATCCGTAATTCAAAAGAATTCCCGGGATTTCTTGAGGATTCGGATTCGCTTCTCCTAACATTCTAGGAGTGATTGCCATTACTAAAATAATACCTACAAATTGAGCCAATGTTCCGATTGCAACAGCGGTAGCCCTTTCGGTAATTGGGAACCATTGTACGCTTACTTTTGTGACTGCGTTTAATATGAAAGGTTGTGCGATTGCTAAACCGATTTGTGATGCGATCACTATGCTGAAATTATCTGCATAAACTCCTTTGCTTAAGGAGAAAATTCCTGTGAGAGCGGCACCAACTCCGACTCCGATCTTAATTCCGTAAGTATCTATTATGTAAGAAGCAGGGATTGCCATTAATACGAATACTCCCATGAAGATGAGAGAGAGAAGATCTATTTGAAGGCTTGATACATCGTAAAATACTTTAGCCTCTCTGGCTATAGGCGCAAAAGTCAGCCATTGGATTTGGATAATCGCCGTAATTAGAGCGTATAGACCAAGAATCACCCATCTGTAGCCGTATACCTTTACTTGGTTTTCTCGCATAGAAAGCCCCGTTTTTTATTTTAATAGTGAAAGATAATAATTCGCATCACTTAGGTCCGAGGAAGTCATCACTTATATGCTCGGAAGTAACAATGACAGTATAAGAGGTATATGTTCTAGTTCCAAGCAAATTATAATTTTGGAATAGGAAGTACCTTTGATTTTAGATTCTAATTATAACGATCTCAATATTATGCGAATAAATGATTTTGTGAAATGTAAGACGCATATAAGTACAGGGTAATTCGGTCCTATAATCCCGTTCTTTTTTACATAGGTACAAGTTTGCTTTGTATTATAGTACTTTAAGAAATAAGAAAGTTGTAAGTTCCGATTTTTGATCAAGGACCGACTTCTTAAATTCGGACGTTCGACTTAAACAAAGCGGACGACCATTTTCTTTTTTGCCTTATGATATAAGGCAGTGGAGAAAATTTTATGTTAAAAAAATGGGCCATGGTCTTTGCATTGGTTTCTGCCATTGTAAAATGTGAAACAGGAAATTTAGAAGATAGGACAACGTTACCGAAGTATCCGAATACTTCTTTAGAAAAAGTGATCCAATTGGATCGTCCTCCGGGCAATATAAGCGCGTCAGCTTCCGGAAGGATCTTCTTCTCCTTCTTCCCGCAAGGAAGTCCTCCGATCAAAGTTGCCGAATTAAAAAATGGCCAGGTTCTTCCATTTCCAAGCCAAAACTTTCAGAAAAATTTTAATACAGTTCTTTCAGTCAGAGTGGATGATAAGAATCGGCTCTGGACCTTGGATTACGGCAATTTAGGCCTAACAAGACCAAAGGTTTATGCATTTGATATAGAAACGGGCGCTACCATTCACGAGTATGAATTCCCAATTGCTATCGCTCCTAAGGATTCTTTGTTCAATGATATGCAGATCGATACAGTAACAGAGACGATCTTTATTACGGATACAAGTCCTCTGATCCCGGATCCTGGACTCGTCGTATATGATATCACGAATAAAAAAGCGAGACGTCTACTGAAAGATCATGTTTCCGTGGTGGGAGAAAGAAACGAGATCGTAGTAAACGGATCTCCTTTCCAAGTGGCGGGAGTTTCTATCATATTTAACGCGGATTCAATTGCTTTGGACCAAAATAGAGAATGGTTATATTTTGCACCTTTTACTTCTGGAGAATTATACCGCGCTAAAACCAGCGTTTTAAGGGATTCTACTTTGACCGCAGCTCAGTTGGCAGCGCAGGTGGAACAATATTCTTTAAAATCAATGAGTGATGGGATCAGCATCGATAAAAGCGGAAATATTTATGTAACCGACGCGGAACATTCTGCAGTGAACCTGATCGATATGGATAAAAAGATCACTACATTATTCAAGGATCCAAGTTTCCGTTGGCCTGATGGATTTAGTTATGCTCCGGATGGATATATGTATCTAACTTGTAGTGCGTTAAACGAAGTTTTCCTGCAATTGGATAGCGTAATCTTAAACAAAGGACCTTATTATATCTATAGATTCAAACCGGAAGCGGAAGGGATCATCGGTAGATAAAGGAGTAGGGGCGACTCACTCGCTTTGCTCGGACCGCGCTGCTGCGGGTTCGCGCATTCACGCTCATCCGGGCAAGGCCCGGACTAAAGCCCTGCACATCGCTGTCGCGGTTGGTTCCCACGATTCAATTGACACGAAAAGACAATCGCTTATAACCGCCTTCTCATTTAGGAAAAAATGATTGCCCTTTTTGGGGGGCTTTCCAATCTCCTGATGAGTGAGTGCTCACTCATCGAGCGAAATTTCCATGGGTTTCGGAGGATCTGTTGCATGAAATCAAAAGTCTATGTTTTGGCTTACGATATAGGAACTACCGGGACCAAAACTTGCCTATTTGAAATAGGAGATAGACTTACTCTTGTACATTCCGCTACCCAAGAATACGGACTCACACTTTTAGAAGGCGGAGGAGTGGAGCAGGATCCTCAAGATTGGTGGAATTCCATGAGAGATACCACTGCCCAAGTCTTAAAAGAAACCAAATTAGATCCTGCAGAAATTCGTGGGATTTCCTTCTGCTCTCAAATGCAAGGTCTTGTTCTTGTAGACAAAGATTTGAAACCGGTTCGTCCAGCAATGAGTTATATGGACCAAAGAGCCCGTGAACAAATGAAAAAAGGAATAGAGCATGGGATCAAGATAGAAGGTCTGAATGCTTACAAACTTCTCCGTTCCTTACAGATCACAGGCGCAGTTGCAGGAAGTGTAAAAGATCCATTATGGAAATATAAATGGGTCGAAGCAAAAGAAGCTGAAAAATTTGCAAGAGTCCACAAGTGGTTGGATGTGAAAGATTATCTGACTGCTCGATGCACTGGCAGAGCAACCATGACCTTGGATTCCGCATTCGCTACTTTCTTATATGATTCTCGTCCTGGCAAAAGCCGTTGGCATAAAGGACTTTGTAAAATGTTCGGAGTTCGCCCGGAACATCTTCCCGATCTAATACAATCCACAGATTTGATTGGTGGTCTGACTGAAATATCCGCTAAAGAATTAGGATTAAAGGAAGGAACTGCAGTTTTCGGTGGCGGAGGTGACGCCACTCTGATCGGTATCGGTGCAGGCGCGGTGGAAGAAGGGGACACTCATATTTATGCAGGAACTTCCGGTTGGGTTTCCACAGTAACTAAAAGAAGAACTGTGGATATCAACGCAAGGATTGCTTCTATCGTAGGCGCAAGAGCCGGTTTTTATAATTATTTCGGAGAACAAGAAACTTCAGGTAAATGTCTACAATGGGTCAAAGACCATCTTGCCCTAGATGAGATAGATGTTTATTTAGAAAAAAAGAATGTAACGGAAGGAGAAGACGCGGTTCACGAAAGTCTTTTCGCATACTTATTCGAATCTATCAAGGACACTCCTGCAGGAAGTGACGGAGTTATCTTCACTCCTTGGTTACATGGAAATCGTTGTCCTTTTGAAGATCCGGCAGCAAGAGGGATGTTCTTCAATATTGGATTGGATACTGGAAAGAGAAAACTGATTCGATCCGTGATCGAAGGTATTTCTTTTCATAAACGTTGGATTTTAGAATTATCTCATGCAAAGGTTCCAGCTTCTTCTACAATTCGATTTGTAGGTGGAGTGGCACGTTCTCCGATCATTTGTCAGATCTTAGCAGATATTACGGGTAGAACGATTGAGACGATAGATCATCCTCAAAATGCAGGAGCAACCGGAGCAGCAGCGATAGCTGCATTAGGATTGGGTAAAATTCATTCTTTCGAAGAGATCAA is a window from the Leptospira andrefontaineae genome containing:
- a CDS encoding apolipoprotein N-acyltransferase, which gives rise to MIRFSRNPIRPFLCLIGIASGILFGMEPFEFFPAGGLSAFCAYILFLELREWKLRSAIFWLLGLSQTINLIVFFWIPSSISAISGAGASISWTLFLVYGIFSHFKLIIFYLGWNFSLFLYNKYINSPEKLTLFGWVIFPIWGVLSDLIMPQLFPWYWGNLAEGNLSFSQVASWTGIFGVGFFLLLGSSSLVLIKNPALKRYGIAGILIFGIVWTLGGFRLYSAPDYTVPNSTPAIEDGILKLSGVLIQPNTSPGKRELAENPEFVGQTISTSLELGLRSSLETSPPPDLLFLPESAVPFHGTIPNENLGQGVYSSTFHGALMYLTYKTGADILYNELNRFPEGLKNQVTLLSSSNGEVERYDKRRLLAFGEYIPFESTFPFLRKLFKETSFYITGGDPKPLLGIRSFRRERIPSLPTEEETPLIQNPDHFRPILTSSGKEENVSYQILPLICYEAMFPDLVRESVKFASKDTFTFFVNPTNDSWFSSQVEAWQHGGAVRFRAIEFGLTFVRPAVTGISFAVDPYGRSLNHATRYGEKDTRSFLLPATKLKNGGNTFYSEWGNLPFYLYTILAFTLFFLVGKKAFFKTKG
- a CDS encoding lipase secretion chaperone, producing MLERLKEIPPKIWLFASGFLILIVLIVFLLWEPGSTGKEFGFDGGDSPGFTVTQNENGEWIINPEIMATSRELYKDGQWLSYDEILKYAANGELDLVSSLWELRRKCPADYTPEQCNEIVKAFILEQYPGADGERLVGLFRKYLSYEIVLREFEQPRGKSQEEIYEIIKKKRRELFSDQDAKLIFGLEEAEKEFQFGYDQFLNEVKNLSGDKKLARYEEYRKGVYGNYYNTIYKREPKFNKYETELYFKEADLNKLSAAEKDPQVRAIREKYFGKDGADRIEKVLKEIDAEKKKEEQTAQEEQNWLKAHPTARPEERDKALNEIRVKILGQEEAEAYARRKALEEDQRRLQGK
- a CDS encoding NAD(P)-dependent oxidoreductase, with translation MSLPILFYPEGTVGASEIFSHFRNLDIRSYPAKSPEEIEKFKPTILIANTRLKVNQDTCRTFPSVKIFATVSSGTDHVNFSDLKKESRVFINSPGSNAGSVAEYCWVSLLHFFSEEELKKKNVGIIGFGNTGKKFAKILEEKKVPYIYNDPFIKDRSVPLDEILKCSIVSLHVPLTTNGPYPTLNLLDKDKISKLKEGTLLQNTSRGEVWSEETFQTILDRTDLHKVMDVFYPEPPKGKIAEQMASLENSIFTPHIAGYSQLGRLLGTYRLAEKLCILYKENKLPPLSEFLKTNQPISTETFLKEEDLKLRESWKNADWEYFERRRNSYPARKDLGLADLD
- a CDS encoding flagellar assembly protein FlaA, producing the protein MILIWIFILTGPILSKDLSGIYKEYVVQDFETEIFGEENVKAKLGPDFTPEVRISTVFRTPERESEKSLYVELTAEKNQSFQILFKKPWSSKEFVKEFKFHVYANDGGGSLFILVRDSSLDQKKILLTHFNFSGWKILSLDITRKVRQDDLVTHQNSELVFLGFLYEAPFERKRGTREVFVIDDILAKTRPKYLLFPSEKALVK
- a CDS encoding TetR/AcrR family transcriptional regulator, which encodes MKLSKAKPGWKKMPEEVRKESILQAAMQCFFSKGFERTSVQDIADAAGLTKGGIYFHFESKEEIRDTLIQNFLSWERFGFEEPEVKALPPHLRLVEYLERLANRLAVEGNCSPRLFAEATACGAMEKEILSFYDSLEKLFAKTIKESQENGKIKADLSPELSARTLLALFDGLQIQSDISNKRALQTVGREVLKVFLKSMLFLPQDNCEI
- a CDS encoding NADH:flavin oxidoreductase/NADH oxidase family protein, producing MSENFMIQALSKEGISSELKLPNGQILKNRIVKASMEEGLSDKEFLPSQRLFKLYERWSKSGAGLLLTGNVMVDLNGLTGPGNVILRKDMDLSSLKKWAEIGQSGGSKIWMQINHPGRQTFSFVNETPVAPSPIKVHIPGRMFAKVFGEPRALSGEEIKVLIQKFIDAAVIAEKAGFNGVEVHSAHGYLLNQFLSPMTNIRKDEWGGSLENRARFLLEVLKGIKAAVRSDFGIGVKLNSADFQGGGFQEEDSIQVIKMLEPIGLDLLEISGGNYESPAMQGTGTNKREAYFLDFAKKAKEITKIPLLVTGGFRTKSVMEEAILSKEADLVGIAAPFAFHPTFVNGLLSGKIEKVSVEIPKLSNPALNSLSKMSAIRLQFRRMGEGKEPRLPGSLIWNMIADQVRGRRNVKNYKSLLRRLLKPA